In Bombyx mori chromosome 15, ASM3026992v2, the sequence AACATCCAAATAAGCTAAGAAAGATTTTGTTCCAGCCCAACATATCGATtttgttcattaattttatcGATTCATTCACGTCATGATATACTGAATACTTACTTCTTACCATTTTCTCAAGATTGGAATGACAATTAAACAGCTTCTGTAATGTAACCGCACAAAAAATGCTCGATTTCATAATGATACAAATACTTACTTACATCTTTAAAAAAACCGCTATTTTAAATTTCCGTAATGTACTAGATAGTTTACTTAATTAAAGTGTCTAATCGTTTGTTGATGACATTCGTTTTGTATAAATTGTAATTTGGCCGTTGCCTATTTAGCATTCGCTTGTAGAGTAGTACTCGTGTCAATACGCTATTCAAAGAAAAAGGATGCTCTCCTACATCTACCTCGCCTTGCTAGTGGCTGCAAGTATGTACATTAATTCATTGTGCTAATCTTGTATTTTCTGTGTCTTTCATTGCTTAGTATTAGTTTTCAATACTGTTTACAGGCCATGTCCAATCAACTCCCGCTGCTGCTACTGCCCAGAACGTAATCTGCAAAGCCCGCAATGGTTATTACAAAACAGACGCGAATTGTGATACATACATTGAATGCCGGGTAAGAAACTTTCTAACTTTATGTATTACTAGCACAGTTTTCAGCTTTTCTGAATTTCAAAAAAGGTCTACCTCTAAATTAGGTACATACCAAGCTATTAAGGTGCTAAACCAAATCGAAGTATGAACACGCTTAACTTTTCAGGACTATCAAGCTACTAACATGATATGCCCGGATGGTCTGCACTTTAATCCTAGCGTGGAATGGCCGGCATATCCTTGCGGTTATCCAGTTGAAGTGACATGTGTAGGAAGAGGGAGCATCCGTATGTTGTATCAAACTATTAGTGTAATGTTCTTGGATTTTACTACAATCTAGCCTTTCCACATTTACCGAACTTTTACTAAATATTTCAGAGCCTGCCCAAACAACACCGGATTGCCCGCACCAATATGGCATCTTCAAACATCCTAACGCTTCGCCCACCAATTGTGGCCAGTACCGAACATGCGTAGGTGGTCGTGCTTTCGACATGG encodes:
- the LOC101743600 gene encoding protein obstructor-E, with amino-acid sequence MLSYIYLALLVAASHVQSTPAAATAQNVICKARNGYYKTDANCDTYIECRDYQATNMICPDGLHFNPSVEWPAYPCGYPVEVTCVGRGSIQPAQTTPDCPHQYGIFKHPNASPTNCGQYRTCVGGRAFDMVCPPGLAFNPDFSRCDWADLVPSCDAEKFLGFTCPPAPLDAIGNPLNNVINYKYEGNCYYFFSCEQNRARLLSCDIGLAFDPTTGRCVDADRVQCNATQNTNDKNHI